The genome window TTCAACATCGAACATCGAACGTCGAACCTCATTCTATTCTCTTCCTCGTCACGCGTCACGCGTCACTCGTCACTCGTCACGATAGTTCATCTTCAGTCACTTGTTCCAGTCCCTGAGATACCTGAAATCGATGCCCACGGTGCGGGGGTGAAGCTTGCAGATCGGGGGCATGGTGCGCTTGAACTGCGAAGCGGCGATCATTTTTTTCACCCGGCGCACGGCCGTCAGCGTGAAGCCGCGTTCGACGATCTCGCCTTCATCCAAGCGCTTGTCGACCGTCAGGTGCAGGATGAGGTCGAGGTCGTGGTAGCTGATGCCAATCTCGCCCTCATCGGTCTGCCCGGGCCACAGGTCGGCCGACGGCTTCTTGGCGACGATGGGTTCGGGGACGCCCAGGTAGCGGGCCAGCTCGTACACCTGGGTCTTGTAGAGATCGCCAATGGGCAGGAAGGCGGCGGCCGAGTCGCCGAACTGGGTGGAGTAGCCGACCAGGATCTCGCTCTTGTTCGAGGTCCCGGCCACCAGCGCCTTTTTGCGCACCGAAAAATCGTAGAGAACCGACATCCGTTCGCGGGCGCACTTGTTGCCGACCTGCAGCTTGCTCTCGGCCGGGTAGCGGTCGAAGTAGGCGTCCACGGCCGGCGAGATGTCGATGACCTCGCAGGCGACCTTGCAGCTTGCGCAGGCCAGCTTGCCGTGCTCCAGGCTTTCCAGCGCCGAAATGCGGTAGGGGAGAAGCAAGGCGAAGGTGTGGCGGCCGCCCAGGGCCTTTTTGCATAGGGCCAGGACCACGGCCGAATCCAGCCCGCCGGAAACCCCGACAATGGCGTTCTTGAAGCCGTTTTTGTATATGCTGTCGCGGATGGAGCTGACCAGGATCTTTTCCACCAGGTCGCAGCGGATCTTAAGCATGGAGGATTCTCCGCAGTTCCCTGAGCACCAGCTCCGGTTGCTCGTCGCGCAAATAATTGGAACTCAAGCGGGCGCGGCGGACATCGGCCGTCTTGATCTCCGCGTCCAGCACATCTTCGTCGACGTACTTGGCCTTCTGGACGATGCCCTGGCCGGCGCGGGCCAGGAAAGAGCCGCCGCCGAAACCGATGCCGTCCTCGAAGCCGACGCGGTTGACGAACAGGTAGTTCTGGTGATAGAACTGGGAAAAGACATAGCCCATGGTCTCCCACAATTGAAAGGAGGAGATCCCATCCTTGCCGATCCCCCGCTGCGGGCTGTTGGAAATGCCGATCAGCAGGTCGGTCTTTTGGATGAAGTACAGGTAGGCCAGCATGGGGAACAGGATTTCCCGGCAGATGAGAATGCCGGCGGTCATAGCCCCGATTTTAAAGGTCCGGAATTCCTCTCCCGGTTTGAAGATCATCCTTTCCTCGAACATGCCGTAGTTGGGCAGCTGCACCTTGCGGTGGGTATGGCGCCACTTGCCCTTGGAAAAATAGAGGGCGGCGTTGGTGATGAGTCCCGCTTCCTCTTCCAGCGGCGCGCCGATGATGATATCTATCTTTTTGCTCAATTTTTCCATTTCGCGCCATTCGCGGCCCTCTTTTTTTAGGGCGATGTCGCTGGCCAGGTCCTTCAGTTGGTAGCCGCTGATGCTCAATTCGGGAAAAACGATCAGTTCCCGTCCGTCGGCGATGGCCCGGGAAATATGGCCGATGTGCGCACCCAGGTTTTTCTCGATGTTGCCCAGGGCGGGACTGAACTGAATGGCTCTTACTTTCATATGCATAACTATACCATGAATTGGCGCCTATTGGCAATCGGCCAGGCTGCGGCGAACCGTCAGCGCCGGGAGTGCGAACGCATGTTCCCCCTCCGGAAATATATCGACCGCTTAATGGAAATACAGTGCCGCTTGGGTGCTTGGGCGCTGGTTTACTTGGCCATGGCCCAATTGACAGCAACCCATGATTGTGATATTTTTGTGCCTTTCAGAGACCATTCTCAATAAGGAACCCCTTTGAAAAATAGAATTGTCCTTTTCTGTCTGCTGATCACTTTTTTTTCCGGGCTCTGGGCCTCTGAAAAACAGACCGGCGCCATGAATCTGGAAGACGCCAAGCCGGCCGTGAAGACCGGATGGGCGTTCATCGAAATGGGGATCAACCTGGCCGTTACCGCCGTCTTTTATTGGATAAAATACACCCAGTTTCTCGAGGATTGGCAATTCACCCTGACCTGGAAAGACCAGCAGCGCAAGTTTTTCACTTCCGAGGGTTTGCGCATGGATTCCAACCGGCTCCTGACCAATGTGGTGCACGCCTGGGCCGGTGCTTTCTATTATAGTTGTGCCCGGACCAACGGCCTCAGCCCTTTCGTTTCTTTGCTGTTTTCAGCGGGCGGGTCACTTATTTGGGAATACGTCGCCGAGTGGCGCGAGATCTCCTCGATCAACGACCATATCTTCACTATAGCCGGCGGTCCGGCCAGCGGCGAGCCCCTTTTCCAGATCGCTTCCCATTTCCGCAGCCGCCCCGGCCTGGCCAATCGCATTGCCTGCCTGCTGGTCAACCCGGTGCTGGGGATCAACGATTTCATCGACGGCAAAAGCCGGCCGGCGCGCGTTCCGAGCCGGGGGGCAAGCGATTTCCGCCTCAGCCTCGGCGGCAAGCAGGGACCGGCGTCGCCGGCGGACAACGCCTCCGCCCATGCCGCCTTCGATCTCGACCTGCGCCTGGTCACCCTGCCGGGCTACGGCCGGCCCGGATCCGGCTCCGGTTATTCGCGGCTGCCGCTCGACAACGAGTACCGCATCTCCTTCAGCTTCAACGACAGCCTGGTCGAGGAAATTTCAGCGCGCACCAGCTGCGTCCTGGCCGGCTGGTGGTGGAGGCGGGTCAGCGCCAGCGAAAACGGAGCGCTGCGCGGCAGCGAATCGTGGCTGGGCTGGGTCATGGCCTGGGATTTCTTTCTCAAGAAAACCGTCGCCGCCTACGACGGCGACGAGCTGGGGATGACCGATCCCTGGTTAGAGCGTGAGCAGCCGACGCGCTACACCGATAAATACTCCACCATCCATCTCATCGGGCCCGACTACAACCTGACCATGTACTCCGGCGCCCTGACCGCCCGGCTCGGCCTCCAGGCCACCCTCGACTTCAGCATGATCCATTCCCTGGCCTACAATACCTATTCGGCCGATCACGATGTCTGGGGGGTGAAGACGACCCTGCACAACTGGGGTTATTACTATTCCATGGGCTACAGCCTGGAGGGACGGTTTGATGTTCGCACCCAAGGCTTGCGCCTGGAGGCCGGAATCGAATACCAGCGCTGCGCTTCTATCCAGGGGCTCGACCGCTTCCAGGACGATATCCGTGACGACTCGCGCCTTAGCGACACCCGTTTCGCCTACAATGCCGCCCTATCCGTCGCCGTCCCGCGCTCGCCATTCTTTTTTTCCTTCAACCTGGAGGGGATCGACCGCTCGGGCCGCTTCCATGAGGTCAGCGTCAAGAACCACGAGCTGCGCTTCTTCTACCGCCTGGGAGTCAGTTTCTAGCCGGCGCCCCGCTGCGGTCTTTCTTTCCCGCACGTCTGACTTCCCGTGAACTAACCTTTTCCCTTTGCCGTGGATATTAGAGGTATGAAGCAGTGGCCGATGACCTGTTCCGATTGCGTCCCTTGGGCGTTGCCCGGCCGTGCTATAATACCTCAACGCATGAAAAAGAACAGGGTGGAAGCGTTGGCGCAGGAAAATAATTCATTTTGGGAGCTTGTCGCGCCCGTCGAAAAGAAGCTGTTCAATTTCCTGCGCAAGGCACTCAACTTTTCCGAAGACAGCAACGATTTGTATC of Candidatus Aminicenantes bacterium contains these proteins:
- a CDS encoding DUF3943 domain-containing protein, with product MKNRIVLFCLLITFFSGLWASEKQTGAMNLEDAKPAVKTGWAFIEMGINLAVTAVFYWIKYTQFLEDWQFTLTWKDQQRKFFTSEGLRMDSNRLLTNVVHAWAGAFYYSCARTNGLSPFVSLLFSAGGSLIWEYVAEWREISSINDHIFTIAGGPASGEPLFQIASHFRSRPGLANRIACLLVNPVLGINDFIDGKSRPARVPSRGASDFRLSLGGKQGPASPADNASAHAAFDLDLRLVTLPGYGRPGSGSGYSRLPLDNEYRISFSFNDSLVEEISARTSCVLAGWWWRRVSASENGALRGSESWLGWVMAWDFFLKKTVAAYDGDELGMTDPWLEREQPTRYTDKYSTIHLIGPDYNLTMYSGALTARLGLQATLDFSMIHSLAYNTYSADHDVWGVKTTLHNWGYYYSMGYSLEGRFDVRTQGLRLEAGIEYQRCASIQGLDRFQDDIRDDSRLSDTRFAYNAALSVAVPRSPFFFSFNLEGIDRSGRFHEVSVKNHELRFFYRLGVSF
- a CDS encoding NAD+ synthase; the protein is MLKIRCDLVEKILVSSIRDSIYKNGFKNAIVGVSGGLDSAVVLALCKKALGGRHTFALLLPYRISALESLEHGKLACASCKVACEVIDISPAVDAYFDRYPAESKLQVGNKCARERMSVLYDFSVRKKALVAGTSNKSEILVGYSTQFGDSAAAFLPIGDLYKTQVYELARYLGVPEPIVAKKPSADLWPGQTDEGEIGISYHDLDLILHLTVDKRLDEGEIVERGFTLTAVRRVKKMIAASQFKRTMPPICKLHPRTVGIDFRYLRDWNK